From the genome of Miscanthus floridulus cultivar M001 unplaced genomic scaffold, ASM1932011v1 fs_152_2_3, whole genome shotgun sequence:
CTGAGATAACAAGACATCATATTTATCATTGTCGGATCAAGCAGGCCATGAATTTTAATGAAATCACATAGCAATGGCTGTATGACCTCTTCACTTCCATTTCGGTGTAAGCTCTTAAGCAGCTTGTAGCATGTTTTACTAGTTACAGCAATGGCTTGCATTCTGAGTAACTTGTAAGCATCCATTGCTGCTTGCCAACAATTTCTGTTGCTTAAGAAAGCAGAAGCATAATTACAAACAGATGAAAATAAGTCAATATCTAATTCACCAATCTTACAAATGAAATCCAGCACACCATGTTCACCGTGTCCTTTGAAGTGTGCATGAATCAACTTCCTGCAGTTAAAGAAATTGGGCCTTATTTTTTTCTGAACAAGATCATAAAATATTTGGTCAGCCATGTCAACTTTTCCTCCATTACACAGTGCTTTAATCAGACACTCATGAACAACTGCAGTGGAGAATCCTGAATCTTTCCTGTATTCATCAAACAACTCCAGTGCCTTGTCAACTTCCTCAGCTTTACACAGTTTGTCTATGGTTGTATGGTAGGTGATAGTATTAGGTCTTAAGCCCATCTCAGGCATTTTATGAAACAAGCTCCAGGCATCATTCACCTTGTTAATCATAAATGATGCTTTGATAAGAACATTGCATGTGACAACATCCATAGAAATACCACTACCTTCAAACCTATCCTTTATTGCCATAACACCGGTTATGTCACCTCTTTTGATGTAACCATGTAACAGTGTGCTATATGTGAAATTATCAGCAGCAACACCTTCAGAAATTTCAAGAGCCTTTTCAGTGTGACCAGCTTTACATAGACCATTTATTATCGCGTTGTATGTTATGATGCTAGCCTTTATTCCCTTATTCTCCATCTCCGTGAGCAACGAGAAAGCCCTGTCTAAATCTTCCATTTTGCACAAACTGTCAATCAAAATCGAATATACATACTCGTCCACCACCACGCCTGTTTGTTCCAGTTTCCTCACGATAGAGAAAGCATCTTCCAACCTGTCTCTCTTACAGAAGCCACCAACCAGTGATGTATAAGTAATCAAATTTGGCTTAGCATCCACTCGCTCCATCTCATCCAAGAACCCCATTACTTTCTCCACACTACCTTCTCTGCAGAGTCCATCAATAACAGTAGTATAGTTAATCACATCGGCTTTGATTCCCTTCTCTAGCATGGATCGATGCTCCCGAAGACCTTCCATCAAGAACCCACGACTCATGTATCCATGAACCATGCTGCCGTAAAACACAGCATCAGCATTCATGCCTTTACACTCCATCTCCCGCATAAGCTCCGCCATCTCACCAGTTCTCCCCTCCAACccaagagcatggacaactgatGTCAGTGTCACAAGGCCCGGATCAAATCCACTGAACTGACTCTTCACCTTCTCATAGAAATCCAGCCCTGCTCCGGCCTTCCCAGTTCTGGATAACCCAGAAACGATCGAGCTGCAAACGCGATCCTCTACCTGACACCCCTTCCTGGTCATTAAGTCGAACACCCTAAGCGCGCAATCCACCTCCCCGTGGGCACACAGTAACACCACCATCTCGCGGTACGTGGAAGGCGACAGCATCATGCCGTGGTCTTCGATGGCAGCGGAGAGTAGCTCCAGTGCGTGGCGCGGGTCGCCGCCCCCGGCGCAGGCCCGGCGGAGCAGTGCATCCCAGAGGCGGCGACTGGCGGTGCGGGAGGCAAGCGCGAGGCGCTGTGCGGCGTCACGCGGCCGCGCGGAGTCGAGCAGGGCGGAGGCGGCAAGGAGGTGCGTGCGCGGAGTAGGGGCGATGGCGTTGGCAAGAGCCTGGGAGGCGAGCGCGGCGAGGAGGCGGTGCCTTCGGCTGCGAAGGAGCACTGTCAGGAGGCGGTCGACGTGTCGCGCGGTGACCGCGCGGCCGAGCTTGATGAGTGAGGAGAACGGCGGTGGAGGGGGAGGGGGCTCGCCGTTGCCGCCGGGGAGGGACATGGCCGCTGGCCGGCCGGGCGGGGGTGTGGAACTTTCGAAACGCCGGTGCTGAAATGCTGAGTTTTTTCCCCCCTAAGAGCAGTTCCCTAAACATCCTTCTAATccttaattttttttagaaagatggaaaaaaaaaactttctccaacaactcctaatattTACTCCTAATATTTTATGACTCGGGAAAAAATGGGCCAACGCGTGCAAAGATCCGCGCTCTCCCCGTTCGCGTATCCTCCCTGTCGCGCGTCTTCCTCCTTCGCACACCGCAGGGAAGATTTCCCGCGACCTTTTTCCCTAGCAATCTTCTCCAAAGACGCAGCGTGCGAGGTTGCAAAGTCCAGCAGCCGGCGTGGAGGGGCAACGGCGCCGCATCTCCTGCACTGCGGCGGCTTCGGCCGCGTCGCGCACCTCCCGGCGCTCCCCGGCCACCGATGAGGACAGCTCGTGCTCAAGTAGATCCAGCGCGTGCTCAAGCAGATGGAGCAGGACGAGCAGCTTGCCACGCGCATGTGCGGCCTCCGCGTCTAGAGCAGTTCGCCGACGATAATGTTTGCCTCCGCCTTGTCGAGGTCCGTCCGAACTGCAACCTCCTTGATCCCACGTTAACTCAGCGTGCTCTCTTCTTCTATAACCACGCAGGTGGCCGGTGATTTCACGTGGGGATGCTCTCTTCCTACTGTGGCCGTCGTCAAGCAGGTGGCCTCAAGCAGGATGTGGATGCGATCGTCAAACAGGTGGCCTCAAGCAGGATACGTGGAAAAAAAGAGGACGGGAGGAAAAAAAACGTCGAATGGGATCatcatttgatt
Proteins encoded in this window:
- the LOC136530531 gene encoding pentatricopeptide repeat-containing protein At5g57250, mitochondrial-like is translated as MSLPGGNGEPPPPPPPFSSLIKLGRAVTARHVDRLLTVLLRSRRHRLLAALASQALANAIAPTPRTHLLAASALLDSARPRDAAQRLALASRTASRRLWDALLRRACAGGGDPRHALELLSAAIEDHGMMLSPSTYREMVVLLCAHGEVDCALRVFDLMTRKGCQVEDRVCSSIVSGLSRTGKAGAGLDFYEKVKSQFSGFDPGLVTLTSVVHALGLEGRTGEMAELMREMECKGMNADAVFYGSMVHGYMSRGFLMEGLREHRSMLEKGIKADVINYTTVIDGLCREGSVEKVMGFLDEMERVDAKPNLITYTSLVGGFCKRDRLEDAFSIVRKLEQTGVVVDEYVYSILIDSLCKMEDLDRAFSLLTEMENKGIKASIITYNAIINGLCKAGHTEKALEISEGVAADNFTYSTLLHGYIKRGDITGVMAIKDRFEGSGISMDVVTCNVLIKASFMINKVNDAWSLFHKMPEMGLRPNTITYHTTIDKLCKAEEVDKALELFDEYRKDSGFSTAVVHECLIKALCNGGKVDMADQIFYDLVQKKIRPNFFNCRKLIHAHFKGHGEHGVLDFICKIGELDIDLFSSVCNYASAFLSNRNCWQAAMDAYKLLRMQAIAVTSKTCYKLLKSLHRNGSEEVIQPLLCDFIKIHGLLDPTMINMMSCYLSKKCVSKAIWFSNYMDKGSVPVSVLRGAVFALKKQGEVLDACNFLKVAEQSGFSVDLAMYSIVVDGLCKGGYLGKALDLCGSMKKEGFHPNIIIHNSVLNGLCHQGCLTEAFRLFDYIENSKMLPTIITYTILIGALCREGLLDDADQLFQKMSTKGIKPTTRVYNLLISGYCNFGLTEKALELMSHLEEIFLLPDCFTLGAIINGLCLKGETEAALGFFNEYRHRDMEPDFVGFMSLVKGLYAKGRMEESRGILREMFQCKEVVELINSVGDNIEAEPLVDLLSSACDQGRIDEVVTILNEVGLMLLSSSNSVSYNALAHLKKVQKPEDAYDSMTNSGQASPVTYDISSNSLLRSSDGIVQPMIDGDDSLSKLSGDTDIDYQKLLGKSFNDDFESYYAAIASLCSKGEVLKANKAVEAMIQNCG